The proteins below are encoded in one region of Paenisporosarcina cavernae:
- a CDS encoding NAD(P)-binding domain-containing protein yields MNNVIIIGAGPVGLAAAAHLVQKNESFQILEMGSEVAPSIREWGHVQLFSPWKFNMDDVAVSLLQETEWMMPDETAHPTGKELIDEYLVPLATLPSIAPHLRLNTKVVSISKKGLDKMKDTGREEALYSVYIETNGKTSRLEASHIIDATGTWTQPNSITSSQVWTRTETELTDSITYGIPNVTTELANTLQNKRVAVVGGGHSAINSLLSLAEIDGIHLTWILRKPSVEKAYGGESLDALPKRGLLGRKIHRLVDAGKVEVMTPFFIDVIEQMDGKISLIGDYAGAETRIESIDHVFAATGSRPDFSFLQEVRLDIDSSLESVKAIAPLIDPNVHSCGTVRPHGEKELRHPDTNFYIVGMKSYGRAPTFLLATGYEQVRSVVAYMTGDEEGAKEVHLKLPETGVCSGPKREKTTSCC; encoded by the coding sequence ATGAATAATGTCATTATTATTGGTGCTGGTCCAGTTGGTTTAGCAGCTGCAGCACACTTAGTACAAAAAAACGAATCATTTCAGATACTTGAAATGGGTTCTGAAGTGGCGCCATCTATACGTGAGTGGGGGCATGTGCAACTATTCTCTCCGTGGAAATTTAACATGGATGACGTTGCGGTCTCTTTATTACAAGAAACAGAGTGGATGATGCCTGATGAAACTGCCCACCCGACGGGAAAAGAATTAATCGACGAGTATTTAGTACCACTGGCTACACTACCATCCATCGCTCCACATTTACGTTTAAATACGAAAGTGGTGTCGATTAGCAAAAAAGGTCTTGATAAAATGAAAGATACAGGTAGAGAGGAAGCACTATATTCTGTGTATATTGAAACGAATGGGAAAACGTCTCGTTTAGAGGCGAGCCATATTATCGATGCTACAGGAACATGGACTCAACCTAACTCGATTACTTCTTCACAAGTGTGGACTCGCACTGAAACAGAGCTAACCGACAGCATAACGTACGGCATCCCAAATGTGACAACTGAGCTTGCAAATACTTTACAAAACAAACGTGTCGCGGTAGTCGGTGGTGGACACTCAGCCATAAACTCGTTGTTATCGTTAGCAGAAATTGACGGAATCCATTTAACGTGGATTTTACGAAAACCTTCCGTGGAAAAAGCATATGGCGGAGAAAGTCTCGATGCGTTACCTAAACGAGGATTGTTAGGTCGAAAAATACATCGTCTCGTCGATGCAGGAAAAGTCGAAGTCATGACACCATTTTTCATTGACGTAATAGAACAAATGGATGGGAAGATTTCGTTGATAGGAGACTATGCAGGGGCGGAAACTCGAATCGAATCCATTGACCATGTTTTTGCTGCAACTGGTAGTCGTCCTGATTTTTCGTTCCTTCAAGAAGTCAGACTCGACATCGATAGCTCTCTAGAAAGTGTCAAAGCAATCGCTCCTCTCATTGATCCGAATGTGCATAGCTGTGGAACCGTCCGACCGCATGGGGAAAAAGAGTTACGCCATCCCGACACAAATTTTTATATCGTTGGTATGAAAAGTTATGGTCGTGCGCCAACATTTCTACTTGCAACTGGGTATGAACAAGTTCGTTCTGTAGTCGCCTATATGACTGGTGATGAAGAAGGTGCAAAAGAAGTCCATTTGAAACTTCCGGAAACAGGAGTTTGTAGTGGACCGAAACGCGAAAAGACGACTTCCTGCTGTTAA
- a CDS encoding GNAT family N-acetyltransferase gives MFVIRAMTVSDWPKVKEIYEYGIEGGNATFETAAPSYEKWMETADPACHLVYEIEGNVMGWAKVLYTSARYVYRGVGEVSIYLHPNAQGKGIGKELLTALIETSEKAGYWTLKAGIFPENKGSIALHQKCGFRLVGVHKKMGEMNGVWRDNAIYERRSTTVGM, from the coding sequence ATGTTTGTGATTCGAGCAATGACGGTATCTGACTGGCCAAAAGTAAAAGAGATTTATGAATATGGTATAGAAGGAGGAAATGCAACTTTTGAAACGGCGGCACCTAGCTATGAAAAATGGATGGAGACCGCAGATCCTGCTTGTCATCTTGTCTATGAAATAGAGGGTAACGTAATGGGCTGGGCGAAAGTCTTATACACATCCGCTCGCTATGTCTATAGAGGAGTTGGAGAGGTCAGCATTTATTTGCATCCGAATGCGCAGGGAAAAGGAATCGGGAAGGAACTATTGACTGCGTTGATCGAAACCTCTGAAAAGGCGGGTTATTGGACGTTGAAAGCGGGGATATTTCCCGAGAATAAAGGAAGTATTGCGCTACATCAAAAATGTGGATTTCGTTTAGTTGGTGTTCACAAAAAAATGGGAGAGATGAATGGCGTCTGGCGTGATAACGCTATTTATGAAAGAAGATCTAC
- a CDS encoding MerR family transcriptional regulator: MEYTIQKLSQLAGVSARTLRYYDEIGLLIPARINSSGYRIYGTHEVNVLQQILFYRELEMSLEDIKKLMQEPTFDRASALHSHKKALLQRKQQIELLLENIEASIAEEEGRIPLENEKKFEGFKSQLVEENEQNYGKEIRAKYGDQLIDEANAKFLAQRPEDMERAKDLAKEIDAKLALAKENGDPTSELAREVVALHKKWLMGYWTTYSKEAHAGLAQMYVDDERFTAFYDHTVPGTAEFLRDVIVHFTKQ, encoded by the coding sequence ATGGAATATACGATCCAAAAACTATCTCAATTAGCTGGCGTAAGTGCACGTACGCTACGCTATTACGATGAAATCGGGTTACTCATTCCTGCTCGAATTAATTCGTCAGGTTACAGAATTTATGGAACGCACGAAGTAAACGTCTTACAACAAATTTTGTTTTATCGGGAGCTGGAGATGTCACTGGAGGATATTAAAAAACTTATGCAGGAACCTACATTTGATCGAGCATCTGCACTTCATTCCCATAAAAAAGCACTTCTACAACGAAAACAGCAAATCGAACTTCTATTAGAAAATATTGAAGCGTCGATTGCGGAAGAGGAAGGAAGGATACCATTGGAAAATGAGAAGAAATTTGAAGGGTTCAAATCACAACTTGTTGAAGAGAACGAGCAAAATTACGGAAAAGAAATTCGTGCGAAGTATGGTGACCAACTAATAGATGAAGCGAATGCAAAGTTTCTTGCGCAACGTCCAGAAGATATGGAACGTGCCAAGGACTTAGCGAAAGAAATTGATGCGAAACTCGCACTAGCAAAAGAAAATGGAGACCCAACAAGTGAGTTGGCAAGGGAAGTGGTGGCGCTTCACAAAAAGTGGTTGATGGGATACTGGACGACATACTCCAAAGAAGCACATGCAGGGCTAGCGCAAATGTATGTGGACGATGAACGCTTCACGGCATTTTACGATCATACAGTTCCAGGTACAGCGGAATTTTTACGGGATGTGATTGTTCATTTCACCAAGCAATAA
- a CDS encoding DUF2188 domain-containing protein, whose product MPWSKNDYPDSMNNLSKETRDKAIEIANALLRDGMEDGRAIAIATDKAREYVTGKKEQDVYEVKFEDDKWKLMRENGSKAIHSADTKDALLEEAKPYVNEKDAILNVYDQDGKLQDHLYDWD is encoded by the coding sequence GTGCCATGGAGTAAAAATGATTACCCAGATTCGATGAATAATTTGTCTAAGGAAACGCGCGATAAGGCGATTGAGATTGCGAATGCTCTACTTCGAGATGGAATGGAAGATGGCCGAGCTATTGCCATCGCAACGGACAAAGCAAGGGAATATGTGACAGGTAAAAAAGAACAGGATGTATATGAAGTAAAGTTTGAAGATGACAAATGGAAATTGATGAGAGAGAACGGATCTAAAGCGATTCATTCAGCAGATACGAAAGATGCACTCTTAGAAGAAGCAAAACCTTACGTTAACGAAAAGGATGCAATTCTAAATGTGTATGATCAAGATGGGAAGTTACAGGATCACTTATACGATTGGGACTAA
- a CDS encoding FusB/FusC family EF-G-binding protein, with translation MEAFLSSDQFHFLTDQVKILVNASGVSKDKNVLAALLSVREESVRNLLPDLSEEQQDMLNSIQHVTDKQSGEQFLAKLQPFVIPFPALTDEKIRKLFPKLKKVSIPNLTEIDWRLQTFLGWNDKGSDKKCLIFWQNEKHLPTYGTFEVSKKDGICAICHKHDKLGLFTAAVKGNANGAYTKRGNYICQDSLKCSQQVIDSERMTDFIEIVRAR, from the coding sequence ATGGAAGCTTTTTTAAGTAGTGATCAATTTCACTTTTTAACGGATCAAGTAAAAATATTAGTAAACGCATCTGGAGTAAGTAAGGACAAAAATGTTCTTGCAGCTTTACTTAGTGTGCGTGAGGAATCTGTACGTAATTTATTGCCCGACTTATCCGAGGAGCAACAAGATATGTTGAACTCCATTCAACACGTAACGGATAAACAATCAGGAGAACAATTTTTGGCGAAACTTCAACCGTTTGTCATTCCATTTCCCGCACTGACGGACGAAAAAATTCGAAAGCTTTTTCCAAAGCTGAAGAAAGTGAGTATACCTAATCTCACAGAAATTGACTGGCGATTGCAGACGTTTTTAGGGTGGAATGACAAAGGTTCGGATAAGAAGTGTCTTATTTTTTGGCAGAATGAAAAGCACCTTCCTACTTATGGGACATTTGAAGTCTCCAAAAAAGATGGTATTTGTGCCATTTGCCATAAGCATGACAAACTCGGATTATTCACGGCAGCTGTAAAAGGAAATGCTAATGGTGCTTACACAAAGCGAGGCAATTATATTTGTCAGGATAGCTTGAAATGTAGTCAGCAAGTGATCGACTCGGAGCGTATGACAGATTTCATAGAGATTGTTAGAGCGCGTTAA
- a CDS encoding MarR family winged helix-turn-helix transcriptional regulator, with amino-acid sequence MENYREIFQLLSRRFGFLDKNCCSVSGAEISTVHSHILYEIDKQTSPTMQQVSEALGIDATTFSRQVQSLVKMNLVKKTPSTEDRRYYHLTLTIEGKYIATSIDTSMNHYLQELFSHMSEQEKADVIRSITILNEAMGKSSVCCTPVY; translated from the coding sequence ATGGAAAATTATCGTGAAATTTTTCAACTATTAAGTAGACGTTTTGGATTCCTCGATAAGAATTGCTGTTCGGTTTCTGGAGCCGAGATTTCAACTGTTCATAGTCATATCTTATATGAAATTGACAAACAAACAAGTCCTACTATGCAGCAAGTGTCAGAAGCCCTTGGAATTGACGCCACAACGTTTAGTCGACAAGTTCAATCATTAGTCAAGATGAATCTCGTCAAAAAAACACCTTCTACAGAAGATCGTCGCTATTATCATCTTACACTTACAATAGAAGGAAAATATATCGCAACATCCATTGACACATCGATGAATCACTACTTACAAGAACTTTTTTCGCATATGAGTGAACAAGAAAAAGCGGATGTTATTCGTTCCATTACTATTTTGAATGAAGCAATGGGAAAATCATCCGTCTGTTGCACACCGGTATATTAA